A region of Pyxidicoccus parkwaysis DNA encodes the following proteins:
- a CDS encoding beta-ketoacyl synthase N-terminal-like domain-containing protein, whose protein sequence is MNQTERDIYERVARQELSVEEAMTLLAGLDTGAALPEPHHDTADEPFELRVRGFLEERLRRVLGITGGLPVDRGFMNLGASSAALLGATRELERELGVELFPTIFFEHGTLDALAGYFAENHADRLHELLDAKPGSTAVRTVAAPPPVSVAHAVQQPPAPVKSAAQQAPTPVLPATRQAPAPVVPATRQAPAPVMPAPRTARAAPARERAGRASGPTDIAIVGVSGRYPGARNLRDFWRVLAEGRDCITEIPRDRWDHARYFDPDREKPGGTYSKWGGFLDDVDRFDALFFNISPREAELLDPQERLFLEIAWGALEDAGYTRVGLRRGGIRPEEAGVFVGVMWSNYQLYGAEDARLGRGPLPVSAHWSIANRVSYFFDLQGPSLAVDTACSSSLTALHLACESLRSGDCRLALAGGVNLSTHPYKYLALSQGRFMSSDGRCRSFGEGGDGYVPGEGVGAVVLRTLEDAERDGDHIYAVIKGTAINHGGHANGFTVPNPNAQAALIRRALERSGVEPSTISYVEAHGTGTALGDPIEIAGLSQAFREHMPEGGTCPIGSVKSNIGHLESAAGIAALTKVLLQLEHRTLVPSLHSTPANPHIDFASTPFRVVSEPLEWRRPLRDDGEEVPRRAAVSSFGAGGSNGHVIIEEYVDTRSAAPVSARRELVLLSAKDRERLREHAAHHLEWLAGSPPPLADVAYTLQVAREAMPERLAFLVRDHDELRAKLAAFVEKDELGDGVYAGAETSGTARLRASDTEDQAYVRMLFEGGKLDRLASFWTSGSEIDWGSLRANGGRRVPLPTYPFARERHWIEDVPKQEDSAPRRSEPMPAPERLSAHVREWRAAPLSVASTPLSERRLVVLHDASAPETLRHALATLVSDRLRVIEVGRVSRAASTGLPALDRDDFDAGAALAREVLTQARGIEGVLDFCDLTRADDGGRVEYGRIGFYQGALAERGTAPFLLLHVTAGLLSGDTLAGAPVHGLVTAIAGEYRGVTARSIDVERADIAHETLFALLAAEAERTVASAPGSTADERQVRYRNGQRQAPALREVPLKPALSVAPDRAYVVSGGTRGLGAGFARLLVERGARRLALLGAQALPPRSEWARVAGEDSSDARKVRAILELEARGATVLLYTGRLTDRAALRRFFSEVRASLGPVAGVLHCAGAVSDESPAFLHKTRKGFERVLEPKLEGTHVLTDLLEDERPDFFVLFSSVSAVLPGLAVGLSDYALANSFLDRFAEYQHHRGRTWFRSFNWPSFRDTGFGETTTDAYRSAGLAALSVEQGFALLDGALGIAGAPVVLPAIGIPRLTVDAPPRTASSAPVARTAIVSNGAGGGRAAAYAALVRIFSAELKLAPERFRGDVRFEEYGADSVLIASAVKQIEKVVGAAFEPGFLLEYPTLDSLSALLVERYPERFAGESPAPSVEVPRPLPAQVPVLRTDASAPVSTADVPRPSAEQVPVRRAASPAPVVSASPDRTAPIAIVGMACRFPGAPDKDRFWDNLARGECSIREVPRDRWDPALFYSPEPGPGRTNSKWGGFIDGIDQFDPGYFRINESLAVQMDPLQRLMLETSLLATLDAGYTREELSNRRVGVYVGTRVGNYMGRIEQPEKTTIVGVGQNFIGARISDYFNWRGNNLVVDTACSSSLVSVHLACQALREREIDAAVAGGVDLMLDELTYLTLSAAGALSPDGRCYTFDERANGFVPGEGVGALMLKRLDEAVRDGDRIYAVIRGSAVNNDGRTMGITTPNMEAQVEVIEAALAKSGLSAADVSYVEAHGTGTMIGDPIELKALATVFRRATEARGFCAVGSVKTNLGHLLSAAGIAGLVKTALSLDRKQLPPTLHCERPNPRFAFDQSPFFVNRELRPWSVSSGQLRRAGISAFGFGGTNCHMVLEEHVGPYAPRRTPLPAPVFAKRSYLLPARRPGDAGVPLAAAPAPSAEAPVLRFEPIASAPGEAAPLLRFEPLVTERPGHLSSTGAKAP, encoded by the coding sequence ATGAATCAGACCGAACGGGACATCTACGAGCGCGTCGCACGGCAGGAGCTCTCGGTCGAAGAGGCCATGACGCTGCTCGCCGGGCTCGACACGGGAGCCGCGCTCCCGGAGCCCCATCACGACACGGCGGACGAGCCCTTCGAGCTGCGGGTCCGAGGCTTCCTCGAGGAACGCCTGCGCCGGGTCCTCGGAATCACCGGTGGGCTGCCAGTGGACCGGGGGTTCATGAACCTGGGGGCCAGCTCGGCGGCACTGCTCGGCGCGACGCGGGAGCTGGAGCGCGAGCTGGGCGTGGAGCTGTTCCCGACCATCTTCTTCGAGCACGGCACGCTCGATGCGCTCGCGGGGTACTTCGCGGAGAACCACGCGGACCGGCTGCATGAGTTGCTCGATGCGAAGCCCGGCTCGACAGCCGTGCGGACCGTCGCGGCTCCGCCACCGGTTTCCGTGGCGCATGCGGTCCAGCAGCCGCCGGCCCCCGTGAAGTCCGCGGCTCAGCAGGCACCCACCCCCGTGCTGCCTGCGACTCGTCAGGCACCGGCCCCCGTGGTGCCTGCGACTCGTCAGGCACCGGCCCCCGTGATGCCCGCGCCCCGTACCGCGCGCGCGGCACCGGCCCGAGAGCGCGCTGGCCGTGCGTCCGGCCCGACGGACATCGCCATCGTCGGCGTGAGCGGCCGCTATCCGGGCGCGCGAAACCTGCGGGACTTCTGGCGCGTGCTGGCCGAGGGGCGCGACTGCATCACCGAGATTCCACGCGACCGCTGGGACCACGCCCGCTACTTCGACCCCGACCGCGAGAAGCCGGGCGGCACCTACAGCAAGTGGGGCGGCTTCCTCGACGATGTGGACAGGTTCGACGCGCTCTTCTTCAACATCTCACCGCGAGAGGCCGAGCTGCTCGACCCGCAGGAGCGGTTGTTCCTGGAGATCGCCTGGGGCGCACTCGAAGACGCGGGCTACACGCGCGTCGGCCTGCGGCGTGGTGGCATCCGTCCCGAGGAAGCCGGCGTCTTCGTAGGTGTGATGTGGAGCAACTACCAGCTCTACGGCGCCGAGGACGCGCGGCTCGGACGAGGCCCGCTCCCCGTCTCCGCGCACTGGAGCATCGCGAACCGCGTTTCGTACTTCTTCGACCTCCAGGGCCCGAGCCTCGCGGTGGACACGGCGTGCTCGTCGTCGCTGACCGCGCTGCATCTCGCCTGCGAGAGCCTGCGCAGCGGCGACTGCCGGCTGGCGCTCGCGGGCGGAGTGAATCTGTCCACGCACCCGTACAAGTACCTCGCGCTCAGCCAGGGGCGCTTCATGTCGAGCGACGGCCGGTGCCGCAGCTTCGGCGAGGGCGGAGACGGCTACGTCCCCGGTGAAGGCGTGGGCGCGGTGGTGCTGCGCACGCTCGAGGACGCGGAGCGCGACGGAGACCACATCTACGCGGTCATCAAGGGGACGGCCATCAACCACGGCGGCCATGCGAATGGCTTCACCGTGCCGAACCCGAACGCCCAGGCCGCGCTCATTCGCCGGGCCCTGGAGCGCTCCGGCGTCGAGCCCTCGACCATCAGCTACGTCGAGGCACATGGGACGGGCACGGCGCTCGGAGACCCCATCGAGATTGCCGGGCTCTCGCAGGCGTTCCGCGAGCACATGCCCGAAGGTGGCACCTGCCCCATCGGCTCCGTGAAGTCGAACATCGGGCACCTGGAGTCCGCGGCCGGGATTGCGGCGCTGACGAAGGTGCTCCTCCAATTGGAGCACCGGACGCTCGTTCCGTCCCTGCACAGCACGCCCGCGAATCCGCACATCGACTTCGCCAGCACGCCGTTCCGCGTCGTGAGCGAGCCCCTGGAGTGGCGCCGTCCCCTCCGTGACGATGGAGAGGAGGTGCCACGGCGCGCCGCTGTCAGCTCCTTCGGCGCGGGCGGGTCCAACGGGCACGTCATCATCGAGGAGTATGTCGACACGAGGAGCGCGGCACCTGTGTCCGCGCGGAGGGAGCTCGTTCTCCTGTCCGCGAAGGACCGCGAGCGGCTGCGAGAGCATGCGGCCCACCATCTGGAGTGGCTGGCCGGGAGTCCGCCGCCGCTCGCGGATGTGGCGTACACGCTCCAGGTCGCGCGTGAGGCAATGCCGGAACGGCTCGCGTTCCTCGTGCGGGACCATGACGAGCTGCGGGCGAAGCTCGCCGCCTTCGTCGAGAAGGATGAGCTCGGAGACGGTGTGTACGCCGGCGCGGAGACAAGCGGCACCGCGCGCCTGCGCGCGTCGGACACCGAAGACCAGGCGTATGTCCGCATGCTCTTCGAGGGCGGAAAGCTGGACCGCCTCGCGTCCTTCTGGACGTCCGGCTCGGAGATTGACTGGGGCTCGCTGCGAGCGAACGGCGGGCGCAGGGTGCCTCTCCCGACCTATCCCTTCGCCCGCGAGCGTCACTGGATTGAAGACGTCCCGAAGCAGGAGGACTCCGCGCCCCGCCGGTCGGAGCCGATGCCCGCGCCCGAGCGCCTGAGTGCGCACGTCCGGGAGTGGCGTGCCGCGCCGCTCTCGGTGGCCTCCACGCCGCTCTCGGAGCGGCGCCTCGTCGTCCTGCATGATGCTTCTGCTCCCGAGACACTCCGGCATGCGCTCGCGACGCTCGTCTCCGACCGGCTGCGAGTCATCGAGGTCGGCCGCGTTTCGCGTGCTGCCTCCACCGGGCTGCCGGCGCTGGACAGGGACGACTTCGATGCGGGAGCCGCACTGGCCCGCGAGGTGCTGACTCAGGCTCGGGGCATCGAGGGTGTGCTGGACTTCTGCGACCTCACCCGCGCCGATGATGGGGGTCGCGTCGAGTACGGACGCATCGGCTTCTACCAGGGCGCCCTGGCGGAACGCGGCACGGCGCCCTTCCTCCTGCTGCATGTCACTGCGGGCCTCCTCTCCGGGGATACGCTGGCTGGGGCGCCGGTGCACGGTCTCGTGACCGCCATCGCGGGCGAGTATCGCGGTGTCACTGCACGCAGCATCGACGTGGAGCGTGCGGATATTGCGCACGAGACGCTGTTCGCTCTGCTCGCCGCCGAAGCGGAACGGACCGTGGCTTCTGCTCCGGGTTCGACGGCCGACGAGCGCCAGGTCCGCTATCGGAACGGACAGCGACAGGCGCCCGCGCTACGTGAGGTTCCGCTGAAGCCCGCGCTGTCGGTGGCTCCCGACCGCGCGTATGTCGTCTCCGGCGGGACTCGTGGGCTGGGAGCGGGCTTCGCGCGCCTGCTCGTCGAGCGTGGCGCTCGGCGGCTCGCGCTCCTGGGGGCGCAGGCGCTTCCTCCGCGCTCGGAGTGGGCTCGCGTCGCGGGTGAGGACTCGTCCGATGCACGGAAGGTGCGCGCCATCCTGGAGTTGGAGGCACGTGGCGCGACGGTGCTGCTCTACACGGGGCGACTCACCGACCGCGCGGCGCTCCGGCGCTTCTTCAGCGAGGTGCGCGCGTCGCTCGGCCCTGTCGCCGGAGTCCTCCACTGCGCGGGGGCGGTATCCGACGAGAGCCCGGCCTTCCTCCACAAGACGCGCAAGGGCTTCGAGCGTGTGCTGGAGCCGAAGCTGGAGGGCACCCACGTCCTGACGGACCTGCTCGAAGACGAGCGCCCGGACTTCTTCGTGCTCTTCTCGTCCGTGTCCGCCGTGCTGCCTGGCCTCGCGGTGGGGCTCTCGGACTACGCGCTCGCGAACTCGTTCCTCGACCGCTTCGCGGAGTACCAGCATCACCGGGGACGCACGTGGTTCCGCTCGTTCAACTGGCCGTCGTTCCGCGATACGGGCTTTGGCGAGACGACCACCGATGCGTACCGGAGCGCCGGGCTCGCGGCGCTCAGTGTCGAGCAGGGGTTCGCGCTCCTCGATGGCGCCCTCGGAATCGCCGGGGCACCGGTCGTCCTGCCCGCCATCGGCATACCGAGGCTCACGGTGGACGCTCCTCCCAGGACGGCCTCGTCGGCCCCCGTGGCTCGCACGGCTATCGTGAGCAATGGAGCCGGTGGTGGCCGTGCGGCCGCGTACGCCGCGCTCGTTCGAATCTTCTCGGCCGAATTGAAGCTCGCCCCCGAGCGCTTCCGGGGGGATGTCCGCTTCGAGGAGTACGGCGCGGACTCCGTGCTCATCGCGTCGGCGGTGAAGCAGATTGAGAAGGTCGTCGGCGCGGCGTTCGAGCCGGGCTTCCTGCTGGAGTACCCCACGCTCGATTCGCTCTCCGCACTGCTCGTCGAGCGCTACCCGGAGCGGTTCGCCGGAGAGTCACCGGCGCCTTCGGTGGAGGTGCCTCGTCCGCTCCCAGCACAGGTTCCCGTTCTCAGGACGGACGCATCTGCCCCGGTATCTACGGCTGATGTGCCCCGCCCGTCCGCGGAGCAGGTCCCTGTTCGGAGGGCGGCCTCACCTGCCCCGGTAGTGTCCGCGTCTCCTGACCGCACGGCGCCAATTGCCATCGTCGGCATGGCGTGCCGCTTCCCAGGTGCGCCGGACAAGGACCGCTTCTGGGACAACCTCGCGCGCGGCGAGTGCTCCATCCGCGAGGTGCCGCGCGACCGCTGGGACCCTGCCCTCTTCTATTCGCCGGAACCGGGCCCCGGGCGCACCAACAGCAAGTGGGGCGGCTTCATCGACGGCATCGACCAGTTCGACCCGGGGTACTTCCGCATCAACGAGTCCCTCGCCGTGCAGATGGACCCGCTGCAGCGGCTGATGCTGGAGACCTCGCTGCTCGCCACGCTCGACGCAGGCTACACGCGCGAGGAGTTGTCGAACCGCCGGGTCGGCGTCTACGTCGGCACGCGCGTCGGCAACTACATGGGCCGCATCGAGCAGCCGGAGAAGACCACCATCGTCGGCGTCGGTCAGAACTTCATCGGCGCTCGCATCTCCGACTACTTCAATTGGCGCGGCAACAACCTGGTCGTCGACACGGCCTGCTCGTCGTCGCTGGTCAGCGTCCACCTCGCCTGCCAGGCGCTCCGTGAGCGCGAAATCGATGCGGCCGTCGCGGGCGGCGTCGACCTGATGCTCGACGAGCTCACCTACCTGACGCTGAGCGCGGCGGGTGCGCTCTCCCCGGATGGGCGCTGCTACACCTTCGACGAGCGAGCCAACGGCTTCGTCCCCGGAGAGGGCGTGGGCGCGCTGATGCTCAAGCGCCTGGACGAGGCCGTGCGCGATGGCGACCGCATCTACGCGGTCATCCGTGGGTCCGCGGTGAACAACGACGGACGCACCATGGGCATCACCACGCCGAACATGGAGGCGCAGGTCGAGGTCATCGAGGCCGCGCTCGCGAAGAGCGGTCTGTCCGCGGCGGACGTCTCGTACGTGGAGGCGCACGGGACGGGGACGATGATTGGCGACCCCATCGAGCTGAAGGCGCTGGCCACGGTGTTCCGCCGTGCCACGGAGGCTCGTGGGTTCTGCGCGGTCGGCAGCGTGAAGACGAACCTCGGGCACCTGCTGTCGGCCGCGGGCATCGCGGGGCTGGTGAAGACGGCGCTGTCGCTCGACCGGAAGCAGCTCCCGCCGACGCTGCACTGCGAGCGGCCGAATCCACGCTTCGCGTTCGACCAGTCGCCATTCTTCGTCAACCGCGAGCTTCGCCCGTGGAGCGTCTCCAGCGGGCAGCTGCGACGCGCGGGTATCAGCGCGTTCGGGTTCGGCGGGACGAACTGCCACATGGTCCTCGAGGAGCACGTGGGCCCATACGCGCCACGCCGGACGCCGCTTCCGGCTCCTGTGTTCGCGAAGCGCAGCTACCTCCTTCCCGCACGCCGGCCGGGTGACGCCGGTGTGCCTCTCGCGGCCGCGCCGGCTCCGAGTGCCGAGGCGCCAGTGCTGCGCTTCGAGCCGATCGCGAGCGCACCGGGTGAAGCCGCGCCACTCCTTCGCTTCGAGCCCCTCGTCACCGAGCGGCCGGGCCATTTGTCTTCGACAGGTGCCAAAGCGCCATGA